The Alnus glutinosa chromosome 1, dhAlnGlut1.1, whole genome shotgun sequence region ttctttatttggggTCTAATTGGGCTCACCATGGTTGGTAATTCAGATGCTTGGTTATTGGCTATTGAAATATGTGTTGGGGAAAGGTAACTAGGTACTTTTAAGGCAGCAATGTGTCTTTGGTTGTAatggaataaaaatatttttgtcacTGAAGAATTTAGTTGAATTCATTATTTTGACATGAATGATGCACCATTTCAAATGACAACATCATATCTGTATACCTGGGTGTGGCTCTCCACTATTGCTGTTTGGGCAATGAGTAAGGCTTAGTAGCTCAGCCTAAATGCAACTGCGCTTCTTGAAGAATTTCTACtgtaaaacaattataaaaactTCATTGCATGGACACAGCTGATTCTTTTATTGGTAGATGATGAAGCATAAGTCTAGCTTAAGCTTTCAAAGTTCCCTTTTTTCCTATATTATGTGTGATTATCTTTGTTAACATTTTAAAGAAACTAGTGTTGTATCACTGATGATTTTGAAGAACTCATTCCATTATGTCATTAGTCTAGTTTGCCTAGGACTTTGTCTTGTTTGCTTGTCTTATTCCTAATTTAGGGGTTACAGAGTTTATTACAGTTTTGTGTCACAGCGCTTGAGTTCTTTCAAATTTTAGCTGATAATTTTGGCTCAAAAAAGCTGTTGCATAAAATGTTGTGCCTACCGGTATCTAATGGTACCATCAATCAACACCAAGGGTTTTCTAACATTCCTATCTAATGAATGCCAAGTGCTTAGACATGCCTATCAGTCCTAGAGTTGCATAATCTAGGCTAAGTTTTGAATACATGAATTTCAGACTTCATGTCTGAGGTTGCTCTTAACAAACTATTACATACCATATCTGCCCTTCATCTTTTTTGTCCATGACTTACTGGTCAATTTAGTATTATTCTCTGTAAATACTCCATACCAGCCTTCATCTGGTCATGATATTCCTTGAAAGCAACTTTAATACTCCCATGTAATGGATACATGTCTGGAATCTAATTAGATTTTTGTAAGGGTAGGGTGATAGCAGAGCTTACCTATATGTGAAagtaagcaaaagaaaaaatccaTTTTCATACCCTTAAATGGAGGGAACGGAGTGCACGCagctttgaagattgtgaaACTGGTTTGATTAACTTGAAAAAGCTGGTGATACAAACTTTGTTTGTGTGGAGGGTGAAATTACAGTTTATGTCTGAGTGTTCTTATTCTGATTTTCTAGATAGGTGCTCACTTTTCTCTTTGAATTAGGAATATCATGTATATCttgtgtactatgggttgcgccctTCTGCGCCTTTCATATTATacttttacttattaaaaaaaaagaaaaaagctgtTACTTTTAATATCATTGCAGGTGTGTTgaatcaatttaaaataaaataaaaaattgctctTGCATATCTGTCCTCTTGTTTTAATTGTAAAATCTGGGAAAATTTTAAACAATGCGGCCCCCCCTGCATAAGTCTGAGATAGAGAATAATACTCTGTAAGTCTTCCTCTAGGAAATTTTCTGTGGTGCATAATGTGCTAGAATACAATATTATCACAAGGTCAGGTAGTATTTTGGGCTTCTATCATACAACTGGTAAGAACAAACATTGGTCAAAACAATATAactattttaaatagttttcTTGCACTTACAATAATAGGAACCTCGTGCAATATATGCCAAATTCTAatgctttttgtatttttgaagAGTATGGTAAAGTTGTTCTGGTGATCCATGAGATTATCTTAAGGCACAGTTGTTTTTCATGTAAAATCTGGgtttcataaaataaaacaaataattaaagcaGGGAAAGCAAAGGAAGATGGTCCAATTATCTTTGGCTAGCTTGGACATACAAAAGTTCAACTCATAGCTAATGGATGAAAAGACACTCCTTTTAAACAGTATTTTGTTGGAATTCAGATAGGTTGAATCATTTTAAATAGATATGCTTGTATTAATGACATAGACACTAAAATATGAGTTATATGAAGAGTTGAAGTGGCATACAAAACCAAACAACACTCCCATATTACAAGTTCTCTGTGTTTGTCTTTAAATATTGTTGTATTATGCAAAGCATCAGCCAGTACTCATTTAATTAGTAACTTTGGTTTCTTCTAGGGTTTTAGAAAAATTGATACAGACCGCTGGGAATTTGGAAATGATGGATTTGTACGAGGGCAAGAACATTTGTTGAAGAATATCTGTAGAAGGAAAAAGTTGCAGCAGCCTGAAAACTCTGATGGACCAGGCGAAAAAAGTGAAAACTTAGATCTGTGGAAGGAAATTGAGAACTTAAAGACAGATAAAAATGCTCTTACGCAGGAGTTGGTCAAACTTAGGCAGCACcaggaaatttcagaaaataagTTGCTCCTCTTGAGAGACCGCCTGCAAGGAATGGAAAAGAATCAGCAACAGATGCTGTCATTCTTAGTGATGGCCATGCAAAACCCTGGGTTTTTAGTTCAGCTGCTTcagccaaaagaaaataattggcGCATGGCCGAAGAGGCCAACATGCTAGAAGTGGGTACAGAGGATGATGGGCCATTATCTTCTGATGGGATGATAATTAGGTACCAGCCACCAGTGGATGAAACACCAGAGCCTGTACAGATACGGACCCCAGGATcagaaaaaaaacaagaagttaATCATTCTCCTGATGGGATGAAAGATTTTTTTCTGAATgctgattttttgaaaatgcttaTGGATGAAAAAATGTGTTCTTTAGATAATCATGCTCCATTTATCCTACCAGATTTACCGGATGATGGTTCATGGGAACAGCTTCTTTTAGCCAGcccttttgaaaaaaatactgAAGATAGAAAGATGGATAGTGAAGAGCCTGTTGATTCGATGGAGATGGAGATAGAATCAACAGAGTCTGGAAGCCAGTGcgaaatatctcaaaattttgaacttttgatcaaaaaaatggagaaatcaCGTAAGTTTGGAATGTAATAGTCAGTTTATAAGGCTTAGTTGGAGAAATGGCAGCAGTTTAATGTAATAATCAGTTTATAAGGCTTAGTTGGTGAAATGGTAGCACTTTGAACTTCTAATGAGCAAATGGGACCTGTTTTCGCGAGCTCTTCTGACACCCTTTCTATGTTATTCATCATAAGTGAAACACGTTCCACATTCCAATGTTTCTTACAGTACTCATTATCTGAACAAGTGTAAGTTGGCTCTTGccatttatttctttcacaaagtaaaatttaatgaaaaattcctAATCTCGACCAATGAgaattatcttatttttttgagaCTAGTTGAATTTTTAAGTAATTCATGTTAGTATTGCGTTAATCGAAACTCATGTGCTGATTACTCTAACATGGCTTATTGACAGATATCGTTATGTTAACACATCTTCTATTGATGTAGCACAGCCCCACGGTGAGGCAGGAAAACTCAGTTGCACCCTGTCCGAATGGGAGTGTGATCTGAACCATCGGGAAGAGGGGCCAACTAGCTCGTTTGCACCCTGTTCGAACGGGGTTGCAAACAAGCCTCTCGGGAGTCTAGCCTAAGACGATTGGTTACACTCCCATTCGAATGGGAAAGCGACCAAGATGCCCTTGGGCTCTTTCTGAATTGACCGGTTGCACTCCCGTCCGTCCGAACGGGAGTGCAACGACGTCAAAGGAAACAAAATATCGCGAAAATCACCACACGACACTGAAATATCTCCCCTAATATgtatttctttgaatttttactTTCCATACCTAGTTTATCTTTTACCTTACATAGCAAACTTCTTGTTTAGGtaattaatttcctttttaGATATTTACGATTGTAATTTTTATTCTACTGCATGTGTAATGGTTCTTCACGTTTTAATCAAGAAGCAAACTCCCTTTTTCAAAGTCTTGTGTTCTTTGCGTTTTTCTATTTGAAGACGTAGCTTCTGTTCGTGTCATTTCTTTTGTTGTCCGCTACGTCAAGTAATATCAGAGCAGACTTTTTCGATCTGAAGACGTAGCTTCTGTTCATGTCCTTTCTTTCGTTGTCCACTGCGTCAAGTAGTATAAGAGCAGGGGGGGAGATAGCAACTCCTCTAACGACGTCGATCATGGGAGGGAGGGGCAGGGGGGGTTCTCTCTAGAGTGGAATTCGTGCTAGAGCAACAAGAGCTACGTTAAGAGCTGCAATAGTCGATACACGAACTACATGAGTCGTTTGCTCGAATGCATGCATTACTTGTTCAGAAGGGAATCGAGATGAAGATGGGATTCAAGTATGGCACGTCCATCACCGTTATCCTGCGCTTATAAATCAACATCTAGTTTATGAGGAGAATTTTATTGATGATGAGGACTTAGTTGAAGGGGTGTTTGGAAGGAATGGTAGATTAGGCTAAGCAGTGCAAGACGTGGAGGCCCTGGACAAGGAGGCGTAGGTTATGGAGGTTTCAAGTGCAGCAGTGCTGGATTTGGATGGGATGCTTATGGGTGTGTTGGTTATAGAGGCGCCACCCACGTAGAAGCACCCCATCCATCGATCACAACCCACCCAAGCAGATCCAACCGTCCAAAGAAGGTGCAGCTCCCTTATCTCCATCTCTTCTTGCTGCCCACGCCTGGACAGCACAACACTTGTACGAATCAACCCCATCCATCGATTCAAGAACGCCTGTGATGCATCCAAACCATCCAATTCACTATATAAGGAGAGGCAGCCCTTCGTGTCATCGCAcaccttcttcctcttc contains the following coding sequences:
- the LOC133877546 gene encoding heat stress transcription factor A-8: MMVKKSTENGSDSVAPFLKKCYEMVDDETTGSIISWSQTGESFVIWDATEFSVRLLPKYFKHSNFSSFMRQLNIYGFRKIDTDRWEFGNDGFVRGQEHLLKNICRRKKLQQPENSDGPGEKSENLDLWKEIENLKTDKNALTQELVKLRQHQEISENKLLLLRDRLQGMEKNQQQMLSFLVMAMQNPGFLVQLLQPKENNWRMAEEANMLEVGTEDDGPLSSDGMIIRYQPPVDETPEPVQIRTPGSEKKQEVNHSPDGMKDFFLNADFLKMLMDEKMCSLDNHAPFILPDLPDDGSWEQLLLASPFEKNTEDRKMDSEEPVDSMEMEIESTESGSQCEISQNFELLIKKMEKSRKFGM